The Amycolatopsis sp. DG1A-15b genome window below encodes:
- a CDS encoding isochorismatase family protein encodes MKRILAVIDLQNVFADPASPWFTPRFAEVLPPIHRLVTAFGNDVVFTRFVAPARPEGAWRRYYEQWPFALQSPDAPLYQVADAFDPSSTVDATTFGKWNARMATRVGGAGLVLAGVSTDCCVLSTALAAADAGVAVTVVSDACAGVDDESHAKALDIMRLYAPLVTVVTTAELLG; translated from the coding sequence GTGAAGAGGATCCTGGCGGTCATCGACCTGCAGAACGTGTTCGCCGACCCGGCGAGCCCGTGGTTCACCCCCCGCTTCGCCGAGGTGCTCCCGCCGATCCACCGGTTGGTGACGGCGTTCGGCAACGACGTTGTGTTCACGCGGTTCGTCGCGCCTGCACGCCCGGAAGGAGCGTGGCGCCGGTACTACGAGCAGTGGCCGTTCGCCTTGCAGTCACCGGATGCACCGCTGTACCAGGTGGCCGACGCGTTCGACCCATCATCCACTGTGGACGCAACCACGTTCGGCAAGTGGAACGCCCGCATGGCCACCCGGGTGGGCGGAGCGGGCCTGGTGCTCGCGGGCGTCTCAACGGACTGCTGCGTGTTGTCGACAGCGTTGGCAGCCGCGGACGCGGGAGTCGCGGTGACGGTGGTGTCCGACGCGTGCGCGGGTGTGGACGACGAGAGCCACGCAAAGGCACTGGACATCATGAGGCTGTACGCCCCGCTGGTGACCGTCGTCACAACCGCGGAGCTGCTCGGCTAG
- a CDS encoding cytosine permease produces the protein MTGSRRLEVETNGLDVIDDAERRGRPRQLFWPWFGANVSVLGLSYGSFTLGFGISFGQALVAGVVGILFSFLLCGFIAIAGKRGSAPTMLLSRAAFGVRGNRLPSAISWLLTVGWETVLAALATLATATVFERLGWGGGTPTKVVALVVVAALTVAAGVLGFDAIMKLQTWITWITGVLTVVYVVLVAGDVHWAAVSALPSGSAQQWVGALVFLMTGFGLGWVNAAADYSRYLPRSSSSRGVVGWTTFGASVAPVVLLVFGLLLAGSSPDLNKAIAADPIGALTTLLPLWFLVPFAIVAVLGLVGGAVLDIYSSGLALLSAGLRIPRPAAALVDGVIMILGTIYIVFFGGEFLGQFQGFLVTLGVPVAAWCGVMLADVLLRRGDYAERELFDPAGRYGDVRVGPIALVLVSTALGWGLVTNTSAEWLKWQGYLLEPFGLGGREGAWAFANLGVLLALALGFLVTLLTRRRVREQEAA, from the coding sequence ATGACCGGTTCCCGCAGGCTCGAGGTGGAGACGAACGGCCTCGACGTGATCGACGACGCCGAGCGGCGCGGACGGCCGCGGCAGCTGTTCTGGCCGTGGTTCGGCGCGAACGTGTCGGTGCTGGGGCTGAGCTACGGCTCGTTCACCCTCGGCTTCGGCATCTCGTTCGGGCAGGCGCTCGTCGCCGGCGTCGTCGGCATCCTGTTCTCGTTCCTGCTGTGCGGGTTCATCGCCATCGCGGGCAAACGCGGGTCGGCGCCGACGATGCTGCTCTCGCGGGCGGCGTTCGGCGTGCGCGGCAACCGGCTGCCGTCGGCGATCTCGTGGCTGCTGACGGTCGGCTGGGAGACCGTGCTCGCCGCGCTGGCGACGCTGGCCACGGCCACCGTGTTCGAGCGCCTCGGCTGGGGCGGCGGGACACCGACGAAGGTGGTCGCGCTCGTCGTGGTGGCGGCGCTGACCGTCGCCGCCGGCGTGCTCGGCTTCGACGCGATCATGAAGCTGCAGACGTGGATCACCTGGATCACCGGCGTGCTGACCGTCGTCTACGTGGTCCTCGTGGCCGGCGATGTGCACTGGGCAGCGGTCAGCGCGCTGCCGTCGGGTTCGGCCCAGCAGTGGGTCGGGGCGCTGGTGTTCCTGATGACCGGGTTCGGCCTCGGCTGGGTCAACGCGGCCGCGGACTACTCGCGCTACCTGCCGCGGTCGTCGTCGAGCCGGGGCGTGGTCGGCTGGACGACGTTCGGCGCGTCGGTGGCGCCGGTGGTGCTGCTGGTGTTCGGGCTGCTGCTGGCCGGCTCGTCGCCGGACCTGAACAAGGCGATCGCGGCGGACCCGATCGGCGCGCTGACGACGTTGCTGCCACTGTGGTTCCTGGTGCCGTTCGCGATCGTCGCGGTGCTCGGCCTGGTCGGCGGCGCGGTGCTGGACATCTATTCGTCGGGCCTGGCCCTGCTCTCGGCGGGCCTGCGCATCCCCCGCCCGGCGGCGGCGCTGGTCGACGGCGTGATCATGATCCTCGGCACGATCTACATCGTCTTCTTCGGCGGCGAGTTCCTCGGCCAGTTCCAGGGCTTCCTGGTGACGCTGGGCGTCCCGGTGGCGGCGTGGTGCGGCGTGATGCTCGCGGACGTCCTGCTGCGGCGAGGCGACTACGCCGAGCGCGAGCTGTTCGACCCGGCCGGCCGCTACGGCGACGTCCGCGTCGGCCCGATCGCCCTGGTCCTGGTGTCGACGGCGCTCGGCTGGGGCCTGGTGACGAACACGTCCGCCGAGTGGCTGAAGTGGCAGGGATACCTCCTGGAGCCGTTCGGGCTCGGCGGTCGCGAAGGCGCGTGGGCCTTCGCGAACCTCGGCGTGCTGCTGGCGCTGGCCCTGGGTTTCCTGGTGACATTGCTGACGCGGCGGCGGGTCCGCGAACAGGAGGCGGCGTGA
- a CDS encoding PfkB family carbohydrate kinase produces MTGRLVHTGQVVLDLVMAVPALPPPGGDVLASSTNLLPGGGFNVMAAAARSGARVLYAGSHGIGGFGDLARGALAAEGVELAHEPLSEMDTGVVVVLVDATGERTFATGTGAEGRLRAELLHRVTPKNDDVVYVSGYSWLHEINRAALIEWLPRLPGSKILFDPGPLIADIDPGDLHDLLSTIDILSCNAREAEVLGELPPVAVVREGAKGCRVHENGRITAVPGFPVDVVDTTGAGDTHCGVLAAELLRGSTVLDAVVRANAAAALSVTRRGPATAPGREEIDQLVEATR; encoded by the coding sequence ATGACCGGGCGGCTGGTGCACACCGGGCAGGTCGTCCTCGACCTCGTCATGGCGGTGCCGGCCCTGCCCCCGCCCGGCGGCGACGTCCTGGCGTCGTCGACGAACTTGTTGCCCGGCGGCGGTTTCAACGTGATGGCCGCCGCCGCGCGGTCCGGTGCGCGGGTGCTTTACGCGGGCAGCCACGGCATCGGCGGCTTCGGCGATCTCGCCCGCGGCGCCCTCGCGGCCGAAGGCGTGGAACTGGCGCACGAACCTCTGTCCGAAATGGACACTGGTGTGGTCGTAGTGCTGGTGGACGCGACCGGCGAGCGCACCTTCGCGACCGGTACCGGCGCCGAAGGCCGGCTGCGCGCCGAGTTGCTCCACCGCGTCACCCCAAAGAATGACGACGTCGTGTACGTGAGCGGATACAGTTGGTTGCACGAGATCAATCGCGCGGCCCTCATCGAGTGGCTGCCCCGGCTGCCCGGCTCGAAGATCCTGTTCGACCCCGGCCCGCTCATCGCCGACATCGACCCTGGAGACCTCCATGACTTACTGTCCACAATAGACATCTTGAGCTGCAACGCCCGCGAAGCCGAGGTGCTGGGCGAGCTGCCGCCCGTCGCCGTCGTCCGCGAAGGCGCGAAAGGCTGTCGCGTCCACGAAAACGGCCGGATCACCGCCGTGCCCGGGTTCCCGGTCGACGTCGTGGACACCACCGGCGCCGGCGACACGCACTGCGGCGTGCTGGCCGCGGAGCTGTTGCGCGGCAGCACGGTCCTCGACGCCGTCGTGCGCGCCAACGCGGCGGCCGCGCTTTCGGTGACCCGGCGCGGCCCGGCGACCGCGCCGGGCCGGGAGGAGATCGACCAGCTGGTGGAGGCGACGCGATGA